The following proteins come from a genomic window of Verrucomicrobiota bacterium:
- a CDS encoding cyclic nucleotide-binding domain-containing protein, translated as MSSATRMDLTSLFRSPEFYVPFRAGQVVFKENDPGDAMYVVIEGEVELTIRGNPIRAFGRGEVVGEMALISDKPRVGTVTARTDCKLAPINKKRFLLLVQQSPQFSLHMLETMAERIRWMDSLITPNTSGQ; from the coding sequence ATGAGCAGCGCGACCCGAATGGATCTCACGAGCCTTTTTCGCAGCCCGGAGTTCTATGTGCCGTTCCGGGCGGGCCAGGTCGTTTTCAAGGAGAACGATCCGGGGGACGCGATGTATGTGGTCATCGAAGGCGAGGTTGAACTCACCATCCGGGGCAATCCGATTCGAGCCTTTGGCCGGGGCGAAGTCGTTGGCGAAATGGCGCTCATTTCGGACAAACCGCGCGTGGGGACCGTGACGGCGCGCACGGATTGCAAGCTCGCTCCGATCAACAAAAAGCGTTTCCTGCTGCTCGTTCAGCAATCCCCGCAGTTCTCCCTGCACATGTTGGAGACCATGGCCGAGCGCATCCGATGGATGGATTCATTGATAACTCC